From the Astyanax mexicanus isolate ESR-SI-001 chromosome 9, AstMex3_surface, whole genome shotgun sequence genome, one window contains:
- the LOC103035129 gene encoding extracellular calcium-sensing receptor-like, whose amino-acid sequence MAVDAWLWTIGFLVGPVWVHSLGLSCAQLQSRSVSGSLYKEGDVIIGGLFAVNFKAPEPDHKFTERVPAGHCQSVNLRLYLWLKTMIFTVEEINRDLNLLPNLTLGYMIADSCLSEASALSAALSLVTGKDEVVSGEECTRAPTVPVIIGDILSSSSIALADTLGVFGIPMVSYYASCACLSDRKRFPTFIRTVPSNAFQAIVIARLLNRMGWSWVGVIYGDDAYGQTSAQLLINEVQGSNVCMAYSEVIPKSYSQSRITQIVEKIQSSKAQVVVIFAISADTEVLIKEAVKRNVTDKQWIAPTSWSTAGYFTTWSGISLVGTIGIALRSVEIQGLSSYLTNLSTEHYPTEKLEQNVWEEAFGCKFTTDSQSGLLKPKCSNLGNIQVQTAGFDGMYNVYKAVYAVAHAIQNMQDCEPGKGPFKNGNCPEIKPIIPEQLLHYLKAVKFTTTTGERVYFDDNGDPAGSYDILNWQIGTDGKMKFVNVGNFDSSRGPDQDLQLDIQNVVWGGSWGNKVPVSVCSESCPPGTRKAVQKGKPICCFDCIHCAAGEISNTTDSTECMKCPQRFWSNTDRTQCIPMAVEFLSFQDDMGIILAALSVAGAALTGTVLTAFFRHRDTPLVRANNSELSFLLLLSLKLCFLCALAFIGRPAPWSCMLRHTLFGISFVVCLACVLSKTVVVLVAFRATLPGSNLMKYFGPLQQRAGIFFCTMVQVGICVLWLALAPPLPTETAGGELGARIVLLCAVGSVVGFSLVLGYIGLLAAICFLLAFFARKLPDNFNEAKFITFSMLIFCAVWITFVPAYVSSPGKYTVAVEVFAILASSYGLLLCIFAPKCYIILFRPERNTKKNMMAK is encoded by the exons ATGGCAGTGGATGCATGGCTATGGACAATAGGATTCCTGGTTGGGCCAGTCTGGGTGCACTCTTTGGGACTGTCTTGTGCACAGCTACAGAGCAGGTCTGTCTCAGGAAGCCTGTATAAAGAAGGAGATGTGATCATTGGAGGGCTATTTGCTGTTAACTTTAAAGCCCCAGAACCTGATCATAAATTCACAGAAAGAGTACCAGCAGGCCATTGTCAAAG TGTTAACCTGCGCTTATACCTCTGGCTAAAAACAATGATTTTCACAGTGGAGGAAATCAACAGGGACCTAAACCTGTTGCCCAATCTTACATTGGGCTACATGATTGCAGACTCATGCCTGAGTGAGGCCAGTGCTCTGAGTGCCGCTCTGTCACTAGTGACAGGGAAAGATGAGGTAGTATCTGGAGAAGAGTGTACCAGGGCTCCCACTGTGCCTGTCATTATTGGTGATATTCTCTCATCTTCTTCTATAGCGCTGGCTGATACACTAGGTGTTTTTGGCATCCCTATG GTCAGCTACTATGCTTCCTGTGCATGTCTCAGTGACCGAAAAAGGTTCCCTACCTTTATCCGCACTGTTCCCAGCAATGCCTTCCAGGCTATAGTAATTGCTCGCCTGCTGAACCGTATGGGCTGGTCCTGGGTGGGGGTTATCTATGGAGATGATGCCTATGGGCAAACTAGTGCACAGCTGTTGATTAATGAGGTGCAGGGTTCAAATGTGTGTATGGCCTACTCTGAGGTTATACCCAAATCATATTCACAGAGCAGGATCACGCAAATTGTAGAGAAAATCCAGAGCTCCAAAGCTCAGGTGGTGGTGATCTTTGCTATTAGTGCTGATACAGAAGTGTTGATAAAAGAAGCAGTTAAGAGGAATGTCACAGACAAGCAGTGGATTGCCCCTACATCATGGAGCACTGCAGGTTACTTTACTACATGGAGCGGCATCTCATTAGTGGGCACTATTGGAATAGCGCTAAGAAGCGTTGAGATCCAAGGCCTGAGCTCCTATTTGACTAATCTCAGCACAGAGCATTACCCAACAGAGAAGCTGGAACAGAATGTTTGGGAGGAGGCATTTGGTTGCAAATTTACCACAGATAGCCAGTCAGGACTTTTAAAACCAAAGTGCTCAAACTTGGGAAATATCCAAGTACAGACAGCTGGGTTTGATGGCATGTATAATGTTTATAAGGCTGTGTATGCTGTTGCACATGCTATTCAAAACATGCAGGACTGTGAGCCGGGCAAAGGGCCATTTAAGAATGGAAACTGTCCTGAGATAAAACCAATCATTCCTGAACAG CTTCTGCACTACCTGAAGGCAGTGAAGTTCACAACAACAACGGGTGAACGTGTCTACTTTGATGACAATGGGGATCCAGCTGGTTCATATGACATTCTAAACTGGCAAATAGGCACTGACGGAAAAATGAAGTTTGTCAATGTTGGAAATTTTGATTCCTCAAGAGGGCCTGATCAAGACCTTCAACTGGACATCCAGAATGTGGTCTGGGGAGGAAGCTGGGGTAATAAG GTGCCGGTGTCTGTGTGCAGTGAAAGCTGTCCCCCGGGCACCAGGAAGGCTGTGCAGAAGGGAAAGCCGATCTGCTGCTTTGACTGTATTCACTGTGCAGCGGGAGAGATCAGCAATACTACTG ACTCCACAGAGTGTATGAAGTGTCCTCAACGTTTCTGGTCAAACACTGATCGGACACAATGCATCCCGATGGCAGTGGAGTTCCTGTCTTTTCAAGACGACATGGGCATCATCCTCGCTGCACTGTCTGTTGCTGGGGCAGCACTTACTGGAACAGTCCTCACTGCCTTCTTCCGTCATCGAGATACACCCCTGGTCCGCGCCAATAACTCAGAGCTGAGCTTCCTGCTGCTGCTCTCACTCAAACTCTGCTTCCTGTGTGCTCTGGCTTTCATTGGCCGTCCAGCTCCTTGGTCCTGCATGCTGCGTCATACTCTGTTTGGGATCAGTTTTGTGGTGTGTCTGGCCTGTGTGCTCAGTAAGACCGTGGTGGTTCTGGTTGCATTCAGAGCAACTCTGCCTGGATCAAACTTAATGAAGTACTTTGGTCCTCTTCAGCAGAGAGCAGGAATCTTCTTCTGTACGATGGTGCAGGTGGGGATCTGTGTGCTGTGGCTGGCACTGGCACCACCTCTACCCACAGAAACTGCAGGAGGTGAGCTTGGAGCCAGAATAGTGCTCCTCTGTGCGGTGGGTTCTGTGGTGGGCTTCTCCCTGGTGCTGGGCTACATCGGCCTGCTGGCAGCCATATGCTTTCTGCTGGCCTTCTTTGCAAGAAAACTTCCAGACAATTTTAATGAGGCCAAATTCATCACCTTCAGCATGCTGATCTTCTGTGCTGTGTGGATCACCTTTGTTCCAGCATATGTCAGCTCTCCAGGGAAGTACACTGTGGCTGTGGAGGTCTTTGCTATCCTGGCATCAAGTTATGGCCTTTTACTGTGCATCTTTGCCCCAAAGTGTTACATTATCTTATTCCGGCCAGAGAGGAATACAAAGAAGAACATGATggccaaataa
- the LOC107196884 gene encoding extracellular calcium-sensing receptor-like produces MALDAWLWVLGLLAWPVWVCSLRMPCTLQSRSTTGKLYKEGDVILGGLFPVHWEAPAPDLTFTQRKEGLCKSVKMLSYRWLQTMIFTVREINQDPNLLPNLTLGYLAVDTCLIEGSTLNAALSLVTGQDEVVSGEECTRAPTVPVIIGDARSATSIVLADTLGVFGIPMVSYYASCACLSDRKRFPTFMRTIPSNAFQAKVIARLLRLMGWSWVGVIYGDDAYGESSAQLLMNEVKGSDMCMAYMEIIPKSHTLSKIRQIVEGVQSSKAQVVVIFAITADAEALLREVVRRNVTDKQWIAPTAWSTAGYYAAWSGISLVGTIGIAIRSVEVKGLSSYVTNVSTGNYPTEELHQNVWEEAFGCKFVTDSLSGLSKLQCTNLGNVKVQAAEFDGMYAVYKAVYAVAHAIQDMLNCEPGKGPFKNGECPEIKPIIPEQLLHYLKAVRFTTTTGEFVYFDNNGDPTGSYDIVNWQIGPDGKMEFVNVGNFDSSRGPDKDLQLNIKNVVWGGGWGNKVPVSVCSESCPLGTRKAVQKGKPICCFDCIPCAAGEISNTSGSTECMKCPQRFWSNTDRTECVPMIVEFLSYEDDMGIILAALSVAGAALTGTVLTAFFRHRDTPLVRANNSELSFLLLLSLKLCFLCALAFIGRPAPWSCMLRHTLFGISFVVCLACVLSKTVVVLVAFRATLPGSNLMKYFGPLQQRAGIFFCTMVQVGICVLWLALAPPLPTETAGGELGARVVLLCAVGSVVGFSLVLGYIGLLAAICFLLAFFARKLPDNFNEAKFITFSMLIFCAVWITFVPAYVSSPGRYTVAVEVFAILASSYGLLLCIFAPKCYIILLRPERNTKKNMMAK; encoded by the exons ATGGCTTTGGATGCATGGCTGTGGGTGCTGGGTCTCCTGGCTTGGCCGGTCTGGGTGTGCTCATTGAGAATGCCTTGCACTTTGCAGAGCAGATCAACCACTGGGAAGCTGTACAAGGAGGGCGATGTGATTCTTGGGGGTCTGTTTCCTGTTCACTGGGAAGCTCCTGCACCTGACCTTACGTTCACCCAAAGAAAGGAAGGCCTCTGTAAAAG TGTTAAGATGCTCTCATATCGCTGGCTTCAGACAATGATCTTCACAGTAAGGGAAATCAACCAGGACCCAAACCTGTTGCCCAATCTTACACTGGGCTACCTGGCTGTAGATACTTGCCTGATTGAAGGCAGCACCCTGAATGCTGCATTGTCACTGGTGACGGGGCAAGATGAGGTTGTGTCTGGAGAAGAGTGTACCAGGGCTCCCACTGTGCCTGTCATTATTGGTGATGCTCGCTCAGCTACCTCGATAGTGCTGGCTGATACTTTAGGAGTTTTTGGCATCCCCATG GTCAGCTATTATGCTTCCTGTGCATGTCTCAGTGATCGAAAAAGGTTCCCCACTTTCATGCGCACTATTCCCAGCAATGCCTTCCAGGCTAAAGTCATTGCCCGTCTACTGCGTCTGATGGGCTGGTCCTGGGTGGGGGTTATCTACGGAGATGATGCCTATGGGGAAAGCAGTGCACAGCTGTTGATGAATGAAGTGAAAGGTTCAGACATGTGCATGGCCTATATGGAGATTATCCCCAAATCCCACACGCTGAGCAAGATCAGGCAAATTGTAGAGGGGGTTCAGAGCTCCAAGGCTCAGGTGGTGGTGATATTTGCCATTACTGCAGATGCAGAGGCATTGCTGAGAGAAGTAGTAAGAAGAAATGTCACAGACAAGCAGTGGATCGCTCCTACAGCCTGGAGTACCGCAGGCTACTATGCTGCATGGAGTGGCATCTCATTAGTGGGCACTATTGGAATAGCCATAAGAAGCGTTGAGGTCAAAGGTCTGAGTTCTTATGTGACTAACGTCAGCACAGGAAACTATCCAACAGAGGAGTTGCATCAAAATGTTTGGGAGGAGGCATTTGGGTGCAAGTTTGTCACAGACAGCCTGTCTGGTCTTTCAAAACTACAATGCACAAACTTGGGAAATGTCAAAGTACAAGCTGCTGAGTTTGATGGCATGTATGCTGTTTATAAGGCTGTGTATGCTGTTGCACATGCTATTCAAGACATGTTGAACTGTGAGCCGGGCAAAGGACCATTTAAGAATGGAGAGTGTCCTGAGATAAAACCAATAATACCTGAACAG CTTCTGCACTACCTAAAGGCAGTAAGATTCACAACAACAACAGGTGAATTTGTCTATTTTGACAACAATGGGGATCCAACTGGCTCATATGACATTGTTAATTGGCAAATAGGGCCTGATGGAAAAATGGAGTTTGTCAATGTTGGGAATTTTGATTCCTCGAGAGGACCAGATAAAGATCTTCAACTAAACATAAAGAATGTGGTCTGGGGAGGAGGCTGGGgtaacaag GTGCCGGTGTCTGTGTGCAGTGAGAGCTGTCCCCTGGGTACCAGGAAGGCTGTGCAGAAGGGAAAGCCTATCTGCTGCTTTGACTGCATACCATGTGCAGCAGGGGAGATCAGCAATACTTCTG GCTCCACAGAGTGTATGAAGTGTCCTCAACGGTTCTGGTCAAACACTGATCGGACAGAGTGCGTCCCAATGATAGTGGAGTTTTTGTCCTATGAAGATGACATGGGCATCATCCTCGCTGCGCTGTCTGTTGCTGGGGCAGCACTTACTGGAACAGTCCTCACTGCCTTCTTTCGTCATCGAGATACACCCCTGGTCCGCGCCAATAACTCAGAGCTGAGCTTCCTGCTGCTGCTCTCACTCAAACTCTGCTTCCTATGTGCTCTGGCTTTCATTGGCCGTCCAGCTCCTTGGTCCTGCATGCTGCGTCATACTCTGTTTGGGATCAGTTTTGTGGTGTGTCTGGCCTGTGTGCTCAGTAAGACCGTGGTGGTTCTGGTTGCATTCAGAGCAACTCTGCCTGGATCAAACTTAATGAAGTACTTTGGTCCTCTTCAGCAGAGAGCAGGTATCTTCTTCTGTACGATGGTGCAGGTGGGGATCTGTGTGCTGTGGCTGGCACTGGCACCACCTCTACCCACAGAAACTGCAGGAGGTGAGCTTGGAGCCAGAGTGGTGTTACTCTGTGCAGTGGGGTCTGTGGTGGGCTTCTCTCTGGTGCTGGGCTACATCGGCCTGCTGGCAGCCATCTGCTTTCTGCTGGCCTTTTTTGCTCGGAAGCTTCCAGATAATTTCAATGAGGCCAAATTCATCACCTTCAGCATGCTGATCTTCTGTGCTGTGTGGATCACCTTTGTTCCAGCATACGTCAGCTCTCCCGGCAGATACACTGTGGCTGTGGAGGTCTTTGCTATCCTGGCCTCAAGTTACGGACTTCTACTGTGCATCTTTGCCCCAAAGTGTTACATTATCTTACTCAGACCAGAGAGGAATACAAAGAAGAACATGATGGCCAAGTAG